From a single Oncorhynchus tshawytscha isolate Ot180627B linkage group LG33, Otsh_v2.0, whole genome shotgun sequence genomic region:
- the cdc123 gene encoding cell division cycle protein 123 homolog isoform X1 encodes MKKEQVVNCQFSVWYPIFKKHTIKSLILPLPQNVIDYLLDDGTLVVSGGDNNNQQNQTNNSDSEEEDVQWSDDETTTTVTAPEFPEFNSKVLEAINTLGGCVFPKLNWSAPRDANWIALNSSLQCQSLSDIFLLFKSSDFITHDLTQPFLHSSDEDSPNPAINYELVLRKWSELLPGGEFRCFIKENKLIGISQRDYTQYYHHISKQEAQICHSIQEFFSQHVQYHFLDEDFVLDVYIDSWGKVWLIDLNPFGEVTDSLLFTWEELTSGNSLSANQEQGDTAQQEGPVFRYTTSDVTVQPSPCLSYRIPRDFVDLSTGEDAYKLIDFLKLKKRQQEDSEEEVDEEVRQ; translated from the exons ATGAAGAAGGAGCAAGTTGTAAATTGTCAGTTTTCGGTCTGGTATCCGATATTTAAGAAGCATACTATCAAAAG TTTGATTCTCCCACTGCCTCAGAATGTAATAGATTATTTGCTGGACGATGGAACTCTAGTAGTTTCTGGAGG GGACAACAACAATCAGCAAAACCAGACCAACAACAGTGACTCAGAGGAGGAAGATGTTCAG TGGTCAGATGATGAGACAACCACCACTGTAACA gctccagaGTTCCCAGAATTCAACTCTAAAGTGCTGGAGGCCATCAACACCCTAGGTGGGTGTGTCTTTCCCAAATTGAACTGGAGTGCACCGCGG GATGCTAACTGGATTGCTCTGAACAGCTCCCTGCAGTGTCAGAGTCTGAGCGATATCTTCCTGCTCTTCAAGAGCTCTGACTTCATCACCCACGACCTCACACAGCC ATTCCTTCACAGCAGTGACGAGGATTCTCCGAATCCAGCCATAAACTATGAG CTGGTCCTGAGGAAGTGGAGTGAGCTGCTACCTGGTGGGGAGTTCAGGTGTTTCATAAAAGAGAACAAGCTGATTG gTATCTCCCAGAGAGACTATACCCAATACTACCACCACATCTCTAAGCAGGAAGCCCAGATCTGCCACTCCATCCAGGAGTTCTTCAGCCAACACGTCCAGTATCATTTCCTAGATGAGGACT TTGTGTTGGATGTCTACATAGATAGCTGG GGGAAGGTGTGGCTGATCGATCTCAACCCCTTTGGTGAGGTAACCGATTCGCTGCTGTTCACATGGGAGGAGCTTACCTCTGGGAACAGCCTGTCAGCCAATCAAGAGCAGGGTGACACAGCCCAGCAG GAAGGCCCTGTGTTCCGCTACACCACCAGTGATGTGACGGTGCAGCCCAGTCCCTGTCTGAGCTACCGGATCCCTAGGGACTTTGTGGACCTCTCCACCGGCGAGGACGCATACAAGCTCATCGACTTCCTCAAACTG AAGAAACGCCAGCAAGAGGACTCTGAGGAAGAGGTGGATGAAGAGGTACGACAGTGA
- the cdc123 gene encoding cell division cycle protein 123 homolog isoform X2 — MKKEQVVNCQFSVWYPIFKKHTIKSLILPLPQNVIDYLLDDGTLVVSGGDNNNQQNQTNNSDSEEEDVQWSDDETTTTVTAPEFPEFNSKVLEAINTLGGCVFPKLNWSAPRDANWIALNSSLQCQSLSDIFLLFKSSDFITHDLTQPFLHSSDEDSPNPAINYELVLRKWSELLPGGEFRCFIKENKLIGISQRDYTQYYHHISKQEAQICHSIQEFFSQHVQYHFLDEDFVLDVYIDSWGKVWLIDLNPFGEVTDSLLFTWEELTSGNSLSANQEQGDTAQQEGPVLTPVCGTSVSVGRPCVNTSLWYVCICRKALC, encoded by the exons ATGAAGAAGGAGCAAGTTGTAAATTGTCAGTTTTCGGTCTGGTATCCGATATTTAAGAAGCATACTATCAAAAG TTTGATTCTCCCACTGCCTCAGAATGTAATAGATTATTTGCTGGACGATGGAACTCTAGTAGTTTCTGGAGG GGACAACAACAATCAGCAAAACCAGACCAACAACAGTGACTCAGAGGAGGAAGATGTTCAG TGGTCAGATGATGAGACAACCACCACTGTAACA gctccagaGTTCCCAGAATTCAACTCTAAAGTGCTGGAGGCCATCAACACCCTAGGTGGGTGTGTCTTTCCCAAATTGAACTGGAGTGCACCGCGG GATGCTAACTGGATTGCTCTGAACAGCTCCCTGCAGTGTCAGAGTCTGAGCGATATCTTCCTGCTCTTCAAGAGCTCTGACTTCATCACCCACGACCTCACACAGCC ATTCCTTCACAGCAGTGACGAGGATTCTCCGAATCCAGCCATAAACTATGAG CTGGTCCTGAGGAAGTGGAGTGAGCTGCTACCTGGTGGGGAGTTCAGGTGTTTCATAAAAGAGAACAAGCTGATTG gTATCTCCCAGAGAGACTATACCCAATACTACCACCACATCTCTAAGCAGGAAGCCCAGATCTGCCACTCCATCCAGGAGTTCTTCAGCCAACACGTCCAGTATCATTTCCTAGATGAGGACT TTGTGTTGGATGTCTACATAGATAGCTGG GGGAAGGTGTGGCTGATCGATCTCAACCCCTTTGGTGAGGTAACCGATTCGCTGCTGTTCACATGGGAGGAGCTTACCTCTGGGAACAGCCTGTCAGCCAATCAAGAGCAGGGTGACACAGCCCAGCAG GAAGGCCCTGTGTTAACACCAGTTTGTGGTACGTCTGTATCTGTAGGAAGGCCCTGTGTTAACACCAGTTTGTGGTACGTCTGTATCTGTAGGAAGGCCCTGTGTTAA
- the LOC112215017 gene encoding ADP-sugar pyrophosphatase-like yields MSSPPKSTTIPNVVKEEVIASGKWLKLEKTTYVDPVGNTRTWETTKRTTRQANAADGVGIIALLKRTLHKDCVVMVKQFRPPIGCCTLEFPAGLIDEGESAEIAALRELKEETGYKGEVVGVTPVTCLDPGLSNCTTQIVMVNINGDDLENTNPTQQLGDGEFVEVLLLPLDEFQREIDDLMKKEKIVVDSKVYIYGMGMSQAFFKPNELRVLKQ; encoded by the exons ATGAGCAGCCCTCCCAAATCGACAACCATACCTAACGTTGTAAAAGAGGAG GTCATTGCATCTGGGAAATGGTTGAAACTTGAGAAGACCACCTATGTGGACCCTGTTGGAAACACAAG AACTTGGGAGACTACGAAAAGGACAACCAGACAGGCCAATGCAGCAGATg GTGTGGGAATCATCGCCCTTCTGAAGAGGACCCTCCACAAAGACTGCGTTGTCATGGTGAAGCAGTTCCGTCCACCAATAGGGTGCTGTACCCTAGAGTTCCCTGCAG GTCTGATTGACGAGGGTGAGAGTGCAGAGATTGCTGCTCTGCGAGAGTTGAAGGAGGAGACTGGTTACAAGGGGGAGGTGGTAGGAGTCACCCCAG TGACCTGCTTGGACCCTGGCCTCTCTAACTGCACCACACAGATCGTCATGGTTAACATCAATGGAGATGACCTTGAAAACACCAACCCCACACAGCAACTGG GTGATGGAG AATTTGTTGAAGTTCTTCTTCTACCTCTTGATGAATTCCAGAGGGAAATTGATG ACCTGATGAAGAAGGAGAAGATTGTGGTGGACTCTAAGGTTTACATCTACGGCATGGGGATGTCCCAGGCCTTCTTTAAACCCAATGAACTCCGAGTGCTCAAACAGTGA